CCGACATCTCCGGATGCCGGGGGCCTTCTGCATGGCGCGACCGCGAAGCCGGAGCGATGAGGGGCGGTGCGGGGTCGACTATGCCCGCTTCGGGGCTGGATTTCGTACGTTTCTGACCCGGGGCGGGTGCGAGACGGATGCCGGAGATATCCTCGTCAGGGCATGCCGCTGCGGCGGATGCGACTGTCGAGGTCGCATCCGCCGCAAGGGCTGGTGTCAGGCCGCCGCGCGAGCGCGACCGATCAGCGCTGCCCCGAGGAACAGCATCAGGCCGGCGAGCAGGGCGAATGCCGGAGCCATCTGTCCGCCGCCGGTCACGGCCAGCGCCGGAGCGCTGGTCATGGTCGACGTCATGGCTGCCACGCGAGGCGATGCCGTCGCCGCGGCGACGACGCCGAGAGTCGTCCCCTGGTCGCTGCCGGATGCGGCGTCCGTCCCAGGCTCCGAGTCGGTTCCTGGGTCGGTTCCGGGCTCGGTTCCCGGGTCGGTTCCTGGCTCGGTTCCGGGCTCGGTTCCCGGGTCGGTTCCCGGGTCGGTGCCGGGTTCGGTCCCGGGGTTGGCGCCGGGAACCTCAACGGTGCTGTCGCCGATCAGCGAGATGCCGTTGCCGCCGATGGTGATGGGTGCGGTGATGGGTGCGAGCACCTGGGTGCCGCTGAGGATGCCGTCGTCTCCGCCGGTCATGGCGTCGGTCGCGGGTGCCTGTGCGGGAGCCGAGGCTGCGTCGGATCCCTGAGCGACGGTGGAATCGCCCAGGACGGAGATGCCGTTGCCGGTCACCGTGATGGGCGCGGTGATGGGTGCGAGCACCTGGGTGCCGCTGAGGATGCCGTCGTGTCCGCCGGTCATGGCGTCGGTCGCGGGTGCCTGGGCGGGAGCCGAGGCTGCGTCGGATCCCTGAGCGACGGTGGAATCGCCCAGGACGGAGATGCCGTTGCCGGTGACCGTGAGGGGTGCGGTGATGGGTGCGAGCACCTGGGTGCCGCCGAGGATCCCGTTGTCTCCGCCGGTCGTGGCGTCGGTCGCGGGTGCCTGGGCGGGAGCGTGGGCTGCGTCGGCTCCCTGAACGACGGTGGAGTCGCCCAGCAGGGAGATGCCATTGCCGGTCACCGTGATGGGCGCGGTCACCGAGATGAGACCCTGGGTTCCCGCCAGGATGCCGTCAGACCCGGAGGTGCTGGCCGGTGCCGGGGCCGGTGCGGGCGCCGGCGCGGGAGCAGCCGTATCCGCCTGAGTCGCGGACGACCCGAGAACACTCACGGCGTTCCCCGACACGGTCACCGGAACGGCCACGTCGATGAGCGCCTGCGTGCCCGACGCCACGCCGTCGTCGCCGCTGGTCTCGGCCGGTGCCGGAGCCGGGGCGGGAGCCGGTGCCGGTGGAGCGGCATCCGGAATCGACCCGACGACCCCGTCGCCGAGTACCGACACCGCGTTGCCGACGACGTCGACGGGCGCGGTGATGGGTGCGAGAATCTGCGTCCCCGAGAGAAGACCTTCGTCTCCGTTCGTTTCAGCCGCATTCGCGGCCGTGGCGCCGAGCAGCGAGACGCCGCCGGCGATGAGCACGCCCCACATGGCGTGCTTGACGATAGTGCGCATGAGAATTTCTCCTGATCTGTACGAGATGAAGATCACACGGTCGCGTGATCCGGCGTGCCGATGCAGAATCGGCCGCCCTCTCGTCAGTCAGGGGAGACGTCGGTGCTGCCCGCCGGAGACGCCGGCAGAGCGGCATCATCGGGGATGCCCGTTCGTGAAGACGCCGCGTCGTCGAGACGCGCGGAGGATGGAGTGTCAGAGCTC
The window above is part of the Microbacterium sp. nov. GSS16 genome. Proteins encoded here:
- a CDS encoding chaplin family protein; translation: MRTIVKHAMWGVLIAGGVSLLGATAANAAETNGDEGLLSGTQILAPITAPVDVVGNAVSVLGDGVVGSIPDAAPPAPAPAPAPAPAETSGDDGVASGTQALIDVAVPVTVSGNAVSVLGSSATQADTAAPAPAPAPAPAPASTSGSDGILAGTQGLISVTAPITVTGNGISLLGDSTVVQGADAAHAPAQAPATDATTGGDNGILGGTQVLAPITAPLTVTGNGISVLGDSTVAQGSDAASAPAQAPATDAMTGGHDGILSGTQVLAPITAPITVTGNGISVLGDSTVAQGSDAASAPAQAPATDAMTGGDDGILSGTQVLAPITAPITIGGNGISLIGDSTVEVPGANPGTEPGTDPGTDPGTEPGTEPGTDPGTEPGTDPGTDSEPGTDAASGSDQGTTLGVVAAATASPRVAAMTSTMTSAPALAVTGGGQMAPAFALLAGLMLFLGAALIGRARAAA